A stretch of the Arthrobacter stackebrandtii genome encodes the following:
- a CDS encoding OsmC family protein: MALNEHHYEINVNWTGNLGTGTSGYRAYSRDHTVTAEGLPELLGSADRTFHGDRERWNPEQLLLTALAQCHMLSYLHVAVNHGVVVTKYEDSAAGTLILNPDGSGQFESATLHPKVYLADPAMEELALSLHAEAASKCFIARSVNFPVHHEPGLLTPTVD; encoded by the coding sequence ATGGCGCTAAACGAACACCACTACGAAATCAACGTCAACTGGACGGGCAACCTGGGCACGGGGACGTCCGGATACCGGGCCTACAGCCGCGACCACACCGTCACGGCTGAGGGCCTGCCGGAGCTGCTGGGCTCGGCCGACAGGACGTTCCACGGCGACCGGGAACGCTGGAACCCGGAGCAGCTGCTGCTGACGGCGCTGGCGCAGTGCCACATGCTCTCCTACCTCCACGTCGCCGTCAACCACGGCGTGGTGGTGACCAAGTATGAGGACTCGGCCGCCGGGACCCTGATCTTGAACCCCGATGGTTCGGGCCAGTTTGAATCCGCCACGCTGCACCCCAAGGTTTATCTGGCCGACCCCGCCATGGAGGAACTGGCGCTGTCGCTGCATGCCGAGGCCGCATCGAAGTGCTTCATCGCCCGCAGCGTGAACTTCCCCGT